In Azotosporobacter soli, a genomic segment contains:
- a CDS encoding tRNA threonylcarbamoyladenosine dehydratase, translating to MLHAFSRTELLIGEAGLKRLAESTVAVFGVGGVGSFVVEALARAGVGHLVLVDDDLICLTNLNRQLHATRATVGQAKVEAMKERILSINPQAVVETHKTFYLPGQGDALIRADYDYIVDAIDTVTAKIDIIMQAEEKGIPVISAMGAGNKLDPGQLRVTDLYKTKTCPLAKVMRKELRARGIKALKVVYSEEIPLKPQGPGANCDGQCVCPEGSDRHCLTKRQVPGSISFVPATSGLLIAGVVVRDLLEK from the coding sequence ATGTTACATGCATTTTCCCGCACGGAGCTGTTGATCGGCGAAGCGGGTTTAAAACGTTTGGCGGAAAGCACGGTGGCGGTGTTCGGCGTCGGCGGCGTCGGCAGTTTTGTCGTCGAAGCGCTGGCCAGAGCCGGCGTCGGACATCTGGTACTGGTCGATGACGACCTGATCTGTCTGACCAATCTGAACCGGCAGCTTCACGCGACGCGCGCCACGGTCGGTCAGGCCAAAGTGGAAGCGATGAAGGAGCGAATCCTTTCGATCAATCCGCAAGCGGTCGTAGAAACGCATAAAACCTTTTATTTGCCGGGGCAGGGCGATGCGCTGATCCGCGCCGACTATGACTATATTGTCGATGCGATCGATACGGTGACGGCCAAGATCGACATTATCATGCAGGCGGAGGAAAAAGGCATTCCGGTGATCAGCGCGATGGGCGCGGGCAATAAGCTCGATCCCGGCCAGCTGCGCGTCACCGATCTGTACAAGACGAAGACATGCCCGCTGGCTAAGGTGATGCGCAAGGAGCTGCGCGCGCGCGGCATCAAGGCATTAAAAGTCGTCTATTCCGAGGAGATCCCCCTGAAACCGCAGGGACCGGGCGCTAATTGTGACGGGCAGTGCGTCTGCCCGGAAGGTTCCGATCGCCATTGTCTGACGAAACGTCAGGTGCCCGGCAGCATTTCGTTTGTCCCGGCGACATCCGGCTTATTGATCGCCGGTGTTGTGGTACGCGATTTGTTAGAGAAATAA
- a CDS encoding N-acetylmuramoyl-L-alanine amidase, which translates to MQKLLFFLLFALCLLYAPSVQAGMPSSKTPPVPMQLTNLRLTAPLDIASGENALQLTLDANGPVQVSATLPQPTRLQLTISGSSGAKLAKRLTADGKIAKAISLTTPTASTTVLTLQLVKGITAADYRLTNQPPGAEKPGQIVLTITKPLLPLPLVFTPGLKGKTITLDPGHGGSDPGAVGPGKTLEKNVTLAVALQVKSLLEKSGAKVILTRQSDKDVFAVNASAPDELGARAAIGNRNLSDLFVDIHADSFSDPSVGGTGTFYFEKSPYDKLLAQTLQNSTAAAGGLDDRGISSANFFVLKRTRMPAALIELGFISNPNEEKQLSDPAFQQKAAQGIVNGLQSFFMQAAKLNKKP; encoded by the coding sequence TTGCAAAAGCTACTTTTTTTCTTACTTTTCGCTCTCTGCCTGCTCTATGCGCCGTCTGTCCAGGCAGGCATGCCTAGCTCAAAAACGCCTCCGGTACCGATGCAGCTGACAAATCTTCGCCTTACGGCGCCGCTTGACATCGCCAGCGGCGAAAATGCGCTGCAACTGACGCTCGACGCCAACGGTCCGGTTCAGGTCAGCGCAACTTTGCCGCAGCCGACGCGTCTGCAGCTGACGATCAGCGGCAGCAGCGGGGCCAAGTTAGCCAAACGATTGACAGCCGACGGAAAAATCGCCAAAGCGATCTCTTTGACGACGCCGACTGCGTCGACGACCGTACTGACGCTGCAACTAGTCAAAGGCATCACGGCCGCAGACTACCGCCTGACGAACCAGCCGCCGGGTGCGGAAAAACCCGGCCAGATCGTGTTGACGATCACCAAACCTCTCCTGCCGTTGCCGCTTGTCTTTACGCCGGGCTTAAAAGGCAAGACGATCACGCTCGATCCCGGCCACGGCGGCAGCGATCCCGGCGCGGTCGGCCCCGGCAAAACGCTGGAAAAGAACGTGACGCTCGCGGTCGCACTGCAGGTCAAAAGCCTGCTGGAAAAAAGCGGCGCGAAAGTCATCCTGACGCGCCAGAGCGATAAAGACGTCTTTGCCGTTAACGCCAGCGCACCCGATGAACTCGGCGCACGCGCCGCGATCGGCAACCGTAACTTATCCGACCTCTTCGTCGACATTCATGCCGACTCATTTTCCGATCCTTCCGTCGGCGGCACCGGAACCTTTTATTTTGAAAAATCGCCCTACGACAAATTGCTGGCGCAAACGCTGCAAAATTCGACCGCAGCGGCCGGAGGACTCGACGACCGCGGTATTTCCAGCGCCAACTTCTTCGTGCTGAAACGGACGCGAATGCCCGCGGCGCTGATCGAACTCGGCTTTATCTCCAACCCCAATGAAGAAAAGCAATTGAGCGATCCGGCTTTCCAACAGAAAGCGGCGCAGGGCATCGTCAACGGTTTACAGAGTTTCTTCATGCAGGCCGCCAAATTGAATAAAAAACCATAA
- a CDS encoding bifunctional metallophosphatase/5'-nucleotidase → MKKSRFSLTAAVSRRQFLRSCATAAGVLFFAPHLTSSFAQAADDKIKLLVTSDLHGNLVGWDYFTAKAAELGLAKISTLVKEERLANPNCLLIDNGDILQGTPLDTYYSSVDKSWQVHPMFQAFNAMHYDAVVLGNHEFNYGRAFLEKVIAGSACPLLSANTLDAKTGRCWSRLKPYIIKQFTVAGRPLRVGLIGLTTSAVPNWENPANFSGLAFEDQIAAARRYVAEIKDKTDLIILSSHSGVEISGEESFSNENQIAALAAACPEVSLIIAGHKHQTLDNDNPVRDANRNVVYDRSLIKNKPVLEPNCWGKFLGTAEFGVVWQDGRWQISSIQTANRPTKDVVEDEEILQLAKPYHDATVAYLNTTIAKASGDFDAVNGTLQDTALVSLINRIQRQVGHAQLSAAATFNPEARITRGDIRLQNIYALYIYENYLYTIQISGAQLRRYLEHAATFYKQVQPGDSAISTNNHGMRDYNYDMIQGVDYTFDLSLPEGERLQALTFNGAPVSDSDTFTLALNNYRYNGGGGYMAALGFDATHRPTVLFDSQKNFGDQGQLRNLIINYIKEQQTLAPVIYDNWHLTTGQ, encoded by the coding sequence ATGAAAAAATCTCGCTTTTCACTAACGGCGGCCGTATCGCGGCGTCAATTTCTCCGTTCTTGTGCAACCGCTGCCGGCGTCCTGTTTTTCGCGCCGCATCTCACGTCCTCTTTTGCGCAGGCGGCAGACGACAAGATCAAGCTTCTCGTCACCTCCGATCTGCACGGCAATCTTGTCGGGTGGGACTATTTCACCGCCAAAGCGGCCGAACTCGGTCTAGCCAAAATCAGCACACTGGTCAAAGAGGAACGCTTGGCCAATCCGAATTGCCTCCTGATCGACAATGGCGATATCCTGCAGGGCACACCGCTCGACACCTATTACAGTTCGGTCGACAAAAGCTGGCAGGTTCACCCGATGTTCCAAGCCTTTAACGCGATGCATTATGATGCGGTCGTCTTAGGCAACCACGAGTTCAACTACGGACGGGCTTTCTTGGAAAAAGTGATCGCCGGTTCGGCCTGCCCGCTCCTTTCGGCCAACACGCTCGATGCAAAGACAGGCCGCTGCTGGTCGAGACTCAAGCCTTACATCATCAAACAGTTCACTGTCGCCGGACGACCGCTGCGCGTCGGATTGATTGGGCTGACGACTTCTGCCGTTCCAAACTGGGAGAATCCGGCCAATTTTTCCGGTCTGGCCTTTGAAGACCAGATTGCCGCGGCACGCCGCTACGTAGCCGAGATCAAGGACAAGACCGATCTGATTATTCTTTCCAGTCACTCCGGCGTCGAAATCAGCGGCGAAGAAAGTTTCAGCAACGAAAATCAGATTGCCGCACTGGCAGCCGCCTGTCCGGAAGTCAGCTTAATCATCGCCGGACATAAGCACCAGACGCTCGATAATGACAACCCGGTCCGCGATGCCAACCGCAATGTCGTTTATGACCGTTCACTCATCAAAAACAAACCTGTGCTGGAACCGAACTGTTGGGGCAAATTTCTCGGCACGGCGGAATTCGGCGTGGTTTGGCAGGATGGACGTTGGCAGATCAGCAGCATTCAGACGGCAAACCGTCCGACAAAGGACGTCGTTGAAGATGAAGAAATCCTTCAGCTGGCCAAACCCTATCATGACGCTACGGTCGCCTATCTCAACACGACGATCGCCAAAGCCAGCGGCGACTTCGACGCGGTCAACGGCACGCTGCAGGACACCGCGCTCGTTTCGCTCATCAATCGGATCCAGCGCCAGGTCGGCCACGCGCAGCTCAGCGCCGCCGCCACGTTCAATCCGGAAGCGCGCATCACGCGCGGCGACATCCGCCTGCAAAACATCTACGCGCTCTACATTTACGAAAACTATCTCTACACCATTCAAATCAGCGGCGCTCAGCTGCGCCGCTACTTGGAACACGCCGCGACGTTCTACAAACAAGTGCAGCCCGGCGACAGCGCGATCAGCACGAATAATCATGGTATGCGCGATTATAACTATGATATGATTCAGGGAGTGGATTACACCTTCGATCTCAGCCTGCCGGAAGGAGAACGCCTTCAGGCGCTGACCTTTAACGGCGCGCCTGTCAGCGACAGCGATACGTTCACTCTGGCGCTGAACAACTACCGCTATAACGGCGGCGGCGGTTACATGGCTGCCTTGGGTTTTGACGCGACGCACCGTCCGACCGTCCTCTTCGATTCGCAGAAAAATTTCGGCGACCAGGGACAGCTGCGCAATCTGATCATCAATTACATCAAAGAGCAGCAGACGCTGGCTCCCGTCATCTACGACAATTGGCATTTGACCACCGGTCAATGA
- a CDS encoding SMR family transporter, which yields MFYWFMLFVSILAEIIGTSSLKYSGVNAGIFDYLFLFAMVGAAYFFLAKAIQGMSLSLAYAVWEGVGLITIVLIGCLLFDETLEREKVLACLAILGGIVLLNFGRRREVPKGGLANGLGISGFGRFVRRAGQYCFKIF from the coding sequence ATGTTCTATTGGTTCATGCTGTTTGTTTCGATTTTGGCCGAGATTATCGGAACGAGCAGCCTCAAGTACTCCGGCGTGAATGCCGGTATTTTTGATTATCTGTTTTTATTTGCGATGGTTGGCGCAGCTTATTTTTTTCTTGCGAAGGCGATACAGGGAATGTCTTTAAGTCTGGCTTATGCGGTTTGGGAAGGCGTCGGCCTGATTACGATCGTTTTGATCGGCTGTCTGCTCTTTGACGAGACGCTTGAGCGAGAGAAAGTGCTGGCTTGTCTGGCGATTTTGGGCGGTATTGTTTTGCTGAATTTCGGGCGACGCAGAGAAGTTCCGAAAGGAGGACTGGCGAATGGACTTGGTATTTCTGGCTTCGGCCGTTTCGTTAGA